The sequence CCGCGGAGCAACTGGTCCAACAGCTTGCAGACTCGGAAAAGATCTCTGCGCAGGCTCAGGATGCTGAGGGGCGACTCCTTAATGAGCAAAAACAGGTGGCTGAACTCCAGGAGAGAATCAAGACGCTCGAAACCGAGCTCATGTCTGAACAGTGCAAGCACACCGAAATGGTGGAACGGTTGCAGGAAGCGGAAAAAATCGCGACAAAAGTTCAAGAACTGGAAGGACTTCTGGTGGCTGAACGCGAACGTAACGGAGTGCTTTCTCGGCAGATAGTGGAAACAGAGCAGGCAGCTGAGAATGCGACCAAACGATTTGAAGAAATGGCCCGCAAACTAGGCGAAATTGCAGGGTTGGCCTCGCAACTTGGAAATGGGAAAGGACAGTCCTGAACTAACCAGTCGGAGTCGTGAGATGACTGCGTCGCTGGTGATTGGCCGATGCCGATGTCTGTTGAAACCGAAGATGCGTTCCAGAAAGAACTGATTGAACTGTTCGTTCAAGAAGCACAGGAATGGCTTCAGCAGATTCATGTGGCTCTCGACGAACTTCAACAGGCTCCCCCTGCGGATCGCTATCGGTCCTTGGCCCAGACGATCAAGATCGGCATCACGAACCTTGGTGGATCGGCTGCGACCATTAATCTCAATGATGTTGAGCGAGCAAGTTTCTCAGCCTTGCCCTTTATCGAAGCTGTTCAGGAGCCGAGTGCACGAATTTCCGCTGATGATTTCCTCGCACTTTGTAAACAGTTGGGGCACATTCATGGAACCCTGACACGAGCAACTGGTGTCGCCTTTGACACCGAGGCCGCCCAAGCCTCTGCTGACAATACCCCAACAACGATTGGCACGAAAGAACTGTTGTCTCTCCTCCGCGGTCTGTCCGATCAAGGTCCAGCGACAGGGACCTTTTGTCGCAATTTGGTTCAGACCATGGTGGCTCAAACGGAGGGGCTTCTACAACGTGGAATGGAACAATGTAACCTCGTTTCTATACAGGAATTTCTCGACCGATCAGCCGAGGGGGAGCAAGAATTTCTTGAGCTCGCTCGTCAGGAAGTCTCTCATCTATCTACCATCCTTCAGGCGCTGAAGAACGGCAGCGCCTTCTCAGAAGTACCGTCATCCCATCTACAGAACGCTGTAGAACGCGTTGCACAGTTGTGGTCTGCAGCTCAACAGGTCAACGCCTCCCATACCATGACGTTTTTCATGGGCCTCCATAGCTTTCTTGCGATTGTGATGGACCGCCGGGTGACCGTTGACGCTACGCGATACGAGGCGGTCCAATCTCGCCTTGCTCAAAGCATCAACAGCCTCGAGGAATGGGCGCAATGCGGACAGGCGGAACGCGCTGCCCTACAACGTGTCTTGCCAAGTTGAGTCCGATCGCGGCGACCTTCGATATGTCCGTGTGACTGAAAAGAGTGAGGTAGGACGGTGTCTCTCGGTGAAGCTGTTCAAGAGCAGCATGTGATCCAGCATTTGACATATGAGCCGCACTGGGGATTGCAGCTGCGTCCGTTTGAAAACGTGCCGGACCCAACATTCTATGTTCCATCGGCCAAGCACGAAGCTGCCATGGCGCGCATGCTGTATGGAATTCATACTCGAAAGGGAATTGTCATGTTGACTGGCGAGATCGGGAGCGGTAAGACGCTTCTGAGTCGCGCGGTCATTCTGAAGCTTCCTCGATCCCGATATGAGATTGGCCTCCTGTCCAACCCGACCATCCCAGGAAACGAATTCCTCGGGGAGATTTTGTTCCAGCTCGGCTTGGACACAGATGGAACCAGAGGCGAGCAGCTACGTCGATTAAATGACCAGCTACTGGCCAATTACCAGCAAGACATCGATACCGTCGTAGTGGTGGATGAAGCACAGACGATTGAGCACGAGCGCTTGTTCGAGGAGTTGCGACTCCTGAGCAATTTCCAGCTGAACGACCGGTTTCTCATGACCCTGGTCCTCGTTGGGCAACCGGAACTCCGTGATCGTGTCGCGCATATTCCACAACTGGCGCAGCGTGTGGCCATTCATCACCATATCGATCGGCTCAATCGTGCCGAGACGAAAGCGTATATCGCAGCGCGTTTGACTGCCGCCGGTTGTATTCAGCCGATCTTTTCGTCGGGTGCGATTTCCTCAATTTTTCAACGGACTGGCGGAGTATGCCGTTTAATTAACTCACTGTGTGACTTATGCCTCCACTTTGGCAGCGTCGCGGAAGTGCGTCAGATCAGGCGAGCCTTGGTTGAACGAGTTGCAGGAAACATGTTGTGCCGATATGACAGTAACGATTCAGGGGTATGCTCGTGAAAGACTGGTATTCTCAGTCGGAACAGGCCTTGAGCGAGATTGCGCTGGCCCTGCAGGGCCAGCAGGATTTTTCGCTGCACTCGCTTGAGCAGCGTGCGACAGATCTGGTTTTATCCTTACAGCAGAATGATGAGCTCGTTGTTGAAGCCTTATCCGGACGCTCAGGTTCACCCTTGATTACCAACTTGATCAATGTGGCCATACTCGGAACGAAGGTAGGGATTGGGTTGGGGTACTATGGAGAAGAGCTGCATCGATTGGCGCTCACGGGGCTCGTACATGATATCGGGTTATTCGCGGTACCGAACACGTTGATCACCAAGAGCGGTCGATTGACTCAGGAAGAACGAGCACTGATTGAACAGCATCCGGAATTCGGCTATCGAGCCGTCGAGCAATGTGGTCAGGATTATCACTGGCTTGCGCGATTGATACGTCAGGTTCATGAACGATTTAACGGTCAGGGATATCCTAATCAACTCAAGGGTCGAGAGATCAACGAGATGGCTCAGATCTGTGGAGTCGTGGATGTATTCGACGCACTGGTCAGTGAACGACCCTATCGCCGGCGGCTGCTTCCCCATGAAGCCGTTAAAGAGCTCCTGGTTGTCGAGCGAGCGACTTTCCCACGAGAGATTCTCAAGGCCCTTGTCGAGCAATTGTCGGTGTACCCGCTCGGGACGATTGTCCGGTTGACGACCGGAGATGTCGGCATCGTGGCCAAGGTGAATACCCGCTATCCTTTTCGTCCAGTGGTCGTGGTTGATGAGCAGCGAGGGAATAAGGGCTCGGAGGGGCGTGAGATTGATCTGAGCGTCACTCCTCTGATCTCAGTGGTTGAGACGGTCAATCCCGCTGCAGTTGGCCGCGTGAAATTTACCGATCACTCATCGCCGTTCGAGAGGTCGGCTCCCAAGACGGCCGTCTCCGATTCCTTTACGGCTCTTCTCGAAAGTCTTGATGCGATCGCGTCAACGATGCAAGGAGTGGTTTCAAGTCGTTTTACTGCAATGAAAGAATCTGGAGCAGACATCATCTCCCCTCATTCGGTGACGAAACCATTGTCCCGACCACCGGATTGACGCACTGTTCTCATCTTTAGCGAGACTGTTGAAATGGGAATGTGCTTGCGCGCTCGAGCGATCCTCCAGCCAGAGATCCTTCGCAATGATTAATCATCTTAATGATGGTTAAGTCCTAGTTAATCATAGCCTTGTGAGCCCATGACCGATTTTTATGACCTGCGGTTCTCCACTTTGCTGGAGCGAATGAGGTCGTTATAATGCGCTACTAGTCAGGTGCCGTTTTCAGATATTAAGAAGGGAGCATCGTGCCGAAACTTATTAACGTTCATCACTCACAACAAACTACGCAACAGGCTCAGGAGTATGTGAAGATACACATACTCATGCCGTCTGGTTTTCTCGGCCTCATATGTCTGGTCGGCGGGGTCGGTGGGCTAGTTTATCAGTGGTTTGCGACCGACACCTATACGTGGGATACATTTTATCAGAGTTCTGGTTTGTTTCTATCAGGTATTGGATTGGGGGCGGGGCATACCCTCTATCAGCGCTATCTCTTGCGTGAATTCCCAGAGGTTCTGGCGGCGCGTATGCGACAAACATTGGATAGAAAGAAGGGAAAGCTCAAGAGGAGATCAGAACCCATGGATTTTGACCATCCCGGTCGGCAGTTGGTTCCATTCGCGTATGTCGGAGGTATCACGCTCCTTGTGGGAAGCGCTATTGCCGCGTTCGCCTACGGACACGTGTACATCGTTCCTGCGATTTCTTTGCCTTGGGCCGGCTATTATTGGGCAAGGCTGTTCTTGTGGCGGAGGGTGATCACAATAGAAAAAGTAAAGGTCTGAGCTCTTATCTTTTTTTAGGACGAGCTTTCTGCGCTCGAGAGGTGCGTGCAGGAACTTTTTTTAGACCTGTTTCGAGAGTCGTCACGCGCGCTTCCAAATCCCTCACGAGTTGTTTCAACTCAGGTAGCTGGAAAATGGCTCCTTGGACTCTGAGCGCTTTTTCACGCGGCATTGCAGGAATGCCTCCGACGATCTGATTCGATTCAACGCTCCGGTTGACTCCAGATTTCGCCGCAATCAGTACTTGATCACCGATGGTCAGGTGATCGGAAAGACCAGCTTGGCCACCAATCATCACATGACGGCCGATTGTTGTGCTGCCAGCTACGCCCACTTGTGCGACGAGAATGCAGTGTTCTCCCACGGTCACGTTGTGGGCGATTTGGACGAGGTTGTCTACCTTGGTTCCCTGCTTGACCAGAGTTCGTCCGAACGTGGCCCTGTCGATCGTGACGTTGGCCCCCAGCTCCACGTCGTCTTCAATGCTCACGCCCCCCAGCTGAGGGATTTTGTGATGACGACCTTGATGTTGCACATACCCAAATCCGTCCGCACCGATGACGGTTCCACTGTGGACGATTACTCGAGCTCCAAGTGAACAGCCCTCTCGCACCACGACATTGGGGTACAACGTACAATCGTTTCCGATCGTCACATCGGACCCTATGAAGACTCCTGGGTAGAGAGTAACCCGATCGCCGATCTTCACACGGTCGCCGAGGGTGACAAAGGGCCAGATGGACGGATCGGCTCCAACCTGTACCTCGGAACCTTGTGTCACATGTTCGGCAATCCCACGGGGAGTCGGAATGGAAACGAAAAACCTCTGTGCCACTTGCGCGAAGCCCAACATTGGATTGTCGACGACGATCTGCGGCACTGCAAGATCCGGCTGATGCCGATGCACCAATAACGCTGCGACTGCCAGAGTAGTCGCAGCCTTTGCCATTTTCTCGTTCGTCACAAACGAGAGAGCTTGCGGGTCAGCCTGACCGAGGCTGGTAAGACTAAAGATTAGTGTTTGGTCGTTGCCATGGATCGTACCGCCGACAACCTGATGGATCTGAGCCAGCGTGATAGGGGTGGGGAGTTGAGGTTTGCTCATCGGCCTGTGACCTTTTTCTTTGTCTTCGCTGCAGGCTTGGGCATTGTTTTTGGTTTCCTGGCGGAGCCGGATTTCAGTTTCGTTGAGGCCGATTTGCTTGAAGAAGATTTTACCGATGTGGACCTGGATGAGGCGGACTTTTTTGATCCCAACTTGGGAGATGGCGTCTTGGATTTTGGTGATTCAGGCTTTGAGCTCTCCTGAGGTTCTGCGAGACGTCGCTGCACGTAGGCTGCAACTGAGCCTACCGTGCTCAGTCCTGGAAGGTCCTGGTCTGGAATCTGAAGTTTAAATCGTTCTTCGATCTCGAAGAGGAGCTCAATGACAGCCACCGAATCGAGGCCAAGATCATCTCGGAGATGATGTGCCTCAGTAATTGAGGTCGGATCTCGTTTAAGATAGCTGGCCAGCGCATGGACGATTTTTTCTGTGATCTCAGGGTTGATCCGTTCAGTCATTATGAGTACTCCTTGAGTGGCATGAGGCTCTTCGCAGCTGAGCTGGTTGAATAGGCCTCATTATCGTGCGACCATTTTCTAGGCGACAAATTTCTTGAAGACAACCGTGGCATTGTTACTACCGAATCCAAATGCGTTTAAGAGGGCGTAGCGGATTTTTCGCTCTTGGACGGCTCGACGGATCCCATCTAAGCGGCAGTCCGGGTCTGGCTCCTCGTAGTTGGCGGTAGGATGGATCTGACCAGTATGAATGGAAAGGGTGGTTGCCACTGCCCCGATCGCACCCGCCGCACCCAAGGTGTGGCCGACAAGTGACTTTGTGGCATTGATGGCGATCTTATCCGCGCGATTCTTAAAGAGCCTCCTGATAGCCTTGGTCTCGACGGCATCACCGATTGTCGTGGAGGTAGCATGCGCGTTAATGTAGTCTACTTGGTCCGGGCCGATGCCGGCTGACTTCAGACCGATTTTCATCGTGGTGCAGATTTCCTGGCCATCCTCTTGGGGGATGACCATGTGATAGGCCTCGCTGGTTGCGGCGTATCCGACGAGCTCGGCATAGACTCTGGCTTTCCGTTTCTTGGCATGTGCCCATGATTCTACGATCAAGGCGGCGGCTCCTTCGCCCATCACGAAACCGTCGCGGCGTCGGTCGAAAGGACGTGACGCTTGCTCCGGAGCATTGTTGAATTCACTCGAGAGCGCACGTAAGGAGCAGAATCCGGCGAAGACCAAGGGCGTAATGCTCGCATCAGCTCCGACGGCGATAATGACATCGGCCTGACCGGTACGAATGCAGTGCAGGGCTTGGCCAAGGGCATGGGCACTGGAGGAGCATGCTGTCGAAATGGTGAGATTCGGCCCCTTGGCGCCATGGGCCATGGCGACAATCCCAGAGGCAGAGTTCAGTGTGATCGTAGGAATGAAATTAGGGTGTACGCGATGTGGTCGTTGGGTCTCGAAAAGCTGAGTGATTTCTCGCTCTCCCATCACCATTCCACCCATCCCTGCTCCAACGATCACTCCGACGCGATGCGGAGCTTCCTTTGCCATGGTCAGGTTGGCATCAGTCAGTGCCTCCTTGGAAGCGACCAAGGAAAACTGTGCATAGCGATCTACGCGATTGGCTTGTGTGGCCGACATATATTGCTCTGGTGCGAAGTTATGGACCTGGCCAGCTACCTGTGAGCGATACCCGGACATAGGAAACCACCCCAGGGATGGGATCGCTGTAATCCCCGAGTGACCCGCAAGAGCCGATTTCCAAAATTCACTGACGCCGATCCCAATAGGAGACACCACTCCGAGACCAGTGATCACAACGCGCGAGGCCATGATTGTTCCTCCTTCAAATTGGCGTCTCCGGCGCCTTTCTTACCGGAAGACCAGAATACAGTCAACTAGGAAACCATAGTTCAATGGCGAACTTTCAACAAGAGATAGAGTCCAAAGCTCAGGAAGAGGGCGTTTGCCATCCAGCCAGCCAGCATTGGTGCCAAGGCTCCCCCTCGTCCCAACGCAATGGCGACGGAGTGAGTCGTCCAGTAGCAGAACCCCACGATGAACGCTTGTCCAATTCCCACCGCCATACTGCCTCCGCGCACTCCACTTCGTCGAAGACTCAAGGCAATGCCGACAACCACCATCACAACCGTGACCAGGGGAAATGCCACCCGACCATAGTAGTCCGTCAATAAGCGAGTAAAGGAAAAACCTTCATGCCTGAAACGCCCAAGATAATTTCGTATCTCCCGGAACGTCATCGTGTCTGAGTTTCCGATGAGCGAACTGGAGAAGTCGTCAGGAATAAGTGGGATTGTAATCAGCTGTTCCGTGAACGGGACCAGCTCTGCTGTGTCGCCTTCAAGAAATCGACGATGATGCCCATTCAACAGAATCCAACCAGTCGGAGTATAGCGACCTTCCTCCGCCTCAGTGATGCGTTCGAGTTGAAAGGGAGGGCGGAAATAAAAAATGCGGACTCCTCGTACGGTCATGCCGGATGTGTCGATTTCACTGATTTTCATGAGTGCATTGGCGCTGACGCGAGCCCAAGGCTGGGCAGCCTGGATGGTGACCGGAGCAGGCTTTTGTTCGATTTGGATCACACGGACTTCTTCGGCTTTTTCAGAAGCCAGGGGAATAATGGTCGAGCTGAAAGCAAGGAGCACCAGTGACACGGCGCTGGCGAAGAGGAGAAAGGGCGATGACATCCACAGCAGACTGATTCCACAACTGCGCATCGCCGTGATTTCGTTGCTGCGGGCAAGGAGTCCAAGGGTCAAAAGAGTTGACACCAGTATGGCAAATGGAGCGACTTGAAACGAAATGGAGGGAATTTTTAACGCGAAGTACGTCAGAATGGGAAGAATGCCGGATTCGTACCGAAGAAAGCGACGGACCTTTTCGAAAAAATCTATTACCAGGTAAATGGTGACCAAGCCTGCAAAGCACATTCCGAAGATCTTTGAGAATTCGCGAAGGATATAGCGAAACAGGATCGTCATGATGTTATTGTCTACTCATCCGTGCGTACATCCCTACAGTAATCACCACGAAAATGATATTGGGCAGCCAGGCACCGAGGAACGGATGAAGGAGTAACGCGGTCACCAAGAAATCACAACCGACGTTGAGAACATA is a genomic window of Candidatus Nitrospira kreftii containing:
- a CDS encoding 3-oxoacyl-[acyl-carrier-protein] synthase 2; the encoded protein is MASRVVITGLGVVSPIGIGVSEFWKSALAGHSGITAIPSLGWFPMSGYRSQVAGQVHNFAPEQYMSATQANRVDRYAQFSLVASKEALTDANLTMAKEAPHRVGVIVGAGMGGMVMGEREITQLFETQRPHRVHPNFIPTITLNSASGIVAMAHGAKGPNLTISTACSSSAHALGQALHCIRTGQADVIIAVGADASITPLVFAGFCSLRALSSEFNNAPEQASRPFDRRRDGFVMGEGAAALIVESWAHAKKRKARVYAELVGYAATSEAYHMVIPQEDGQEICTTMKIGLKSAGIGPDQVDYINAHATSTTIGDAVETKAIRRLFKNRADKIAINATKSLVGHTLGAAGAIGAVATTLSIHTGQIHPTANYEEPDPDCRLDGIRRAVQERKIRYALLNAFGFGSNNATVVFKKFVA
- a CDS encoding hypothetical protein (conserved protein of unknown function); translation: MLVKDWYSQSEQALSEIALALQGQQDFSLHSLEQRATDLVLSLQQNDELVVEALSGRSGSPLITNLINVAILGTKVGIGLGYYGEELHRLALTGLVHDIGLFAVPNTLITKSGRLTQEERALIEQHPEFGYRAVEQCGQDYHWLARLIRQVHERFNGQGYPNQLKGREINEMAQICGVVDVFDALVSERPYRRRLLPHEAVKELLVVERATFPREILKALVEQLSVYPLGTIVRLTTGDVGIVAKVNTRYPFRPVVVVDEQRGNKGSEGREIDLSVTPLISVVETVNPAAVGRVKFTDHSSPFERSAPKTAVSDSFTALLESLDAIASTMQGVVSSRFTAMKESGADIISPHSVTKPLSRPPD
- a CDS encoding UDP-3-O-acylglucosamine N-acyltransferase, yielding MSKPQLPTPITLAQIHQVVGGTIHGNDQTLIFSLTSLGQADPQALSFVTNEKMAKAATTLAVAALLVHRHQPDLAVPQIVVDNPMLGFAQVAQRFFVSIPTPRGIAEHVTQGSEVQVGADPSIWPFVTLGDRVKIGDRVTLYPGVFIGSDVTIGNDCTLYPNVVVREGCSLGARVIVHSGTVIGADGFGYVQHQGRHHKIPQLGGVSIEDDVELGANVTIDRATFGRTLVKQGTKVDNLVQIAHNVTVGEHCILVAQVGVAGSTTIGRHVMIGGQAGLSDHLTIGDQVLIAAKSGVNRSVESNQIVGGIPAMPREKALRVQGAIFQLPELKQLVRDLEARVTTLETGLKKVPARTSRAQKARPKKR
- a CDS encoding hypothetical protein (conserved membrane protein of unknown function), yielding MPKLINVHHSQQTTQQAQEYVKIHILMPSGFLGLICLVGGVGGLVYQWFATDTYTWDTFYQSSGLFLSGIGLGAGHTLYQRYLLREFPEVLAARMRQTLDRKKGKLKRRSEPMDFDHPGRQLVPFAYVGGITLLVGSAIAAFAYGHVYIVPAISLPWAGYYWARLFLWRRVITIEKVKV
- a CDS encoding Acyl carrier protein, translated to MTERINPEITEKIVHALASYLKRDPTSITEAHHLRDDLGLDSVAVIELLFEIEERFKLQIPDQDLPGLSTVGSVAAYVQRRLAEPQESSKPESPKSKTPSPKLGSKKSASSRSTSVKSSSSKSASTKLKSGSARKPKTMPKPAAKTKKKVTGR
- a CDS encoding hypothetical protein (conserved protein of unknown function); translated protein: MSLGEAVQEQHVIQHLTYEPHWGLQLRPFENVPDPTFYVPSAKHEAAMARMLYGIHTRKGIVMLTGEIGSGKTLLSRAVILKLPRSRYEIGLLSNPTIPGNEFLGEILFQLGLDTDGTRGEQLRRLNDQLLANYQQDIDTVVVVDEAQTIEHERLFEELRLLSNFQLNDRFLMTLVLVGQPELRDRVAHIPQLAQRVAIHHHIDRLNRAETKAYIAARLTAAGCIQPIFSSGAISSIFQRTGGVCRLINSLCDLCLHFGSVAEVRQIRRALVERVAGNMLCRYDSNDSGVCS
- a CDS encoding hypothetical protein (conserved protein of unknown function), translating into MPMSVETEDAFQKELIELFVQEAQEWLQQIHVALDELQQAPPADRYRSLAQTIKIGITNLGGSAATINLNDVERASFSALPFIEAVQEPSARISADDFLALCKQLGHIHGTLTRATGVAFDTEAAQASADNTPTTIGTKELLSLLRGLSDQGPATGTFCRNLVQTMVAQTEGLLQRGMEQCNLVSIQEFLDRSAEGEQEFLELARQEVSHLSTILQALKNGSAFSEVPSSHLQNAVERVAQLWSAAQQVNASHTMTFFMGLHSFLAIVMDRRVTVDATRYEAVQSRLAQSINSLEEWAQCGQAERAALQRVLPS
- a CDS encoding hypothetical protein (conserved membrane protein of unknown function), translating into MTILFRYILREFSKIFGMCFAGLVTIYLVIDFFEKVRRFLRYESGILPILTYFALKIPSISFQVAPFAILVSTLLTLGLLARSNEITAMRSCGISLLWMSSPFLLFASAVSLVLLAFSSTIIPLASEKAEEVRVIQIEQKPAPVTIQAAQPWARVSANALMKISEIDTSGMTVRGVRIFYFRPPFQLERITEAEEGRYTPTGWILLNGHHRRFLEGDTAELVPFTEQLITIPLIPDDFSSSLIGNSDTMTFREIRNYLGRFRHEGFSFTRLLTDYYGRVAFPLVTVVMVVVGIALSLRRSGVRGGSMAVGIGQAFIVGFCYWTTHSVAIALGRGGALAPMLAGWMANALFLSFGLYLLLKVRH